Proteins from a genomic interval of Clostridium sp. 'White wine YQ':
- a CDS encoding B12-binding domain-containing radical SAM protein, with the protein MKIKLIQPAMLPRPMDTKLKTRMSPSLALLTIANLTPKEHEVIIENENIERINFDEPVDLVSITVTVDVMNRAVEISKEFRKRGVTVIAGGIHITADPESAINSFDAISVGMAESVWEKILEDKENNSLKKIYYDMENITGAEIVSPKYDMIDDNKYLYTNIISTSRGCPFQCDFCYNSCTNSLKTYINRPIDDVIRDINALKTRHIMFIDDNFIGNPKWTKELLEKIKPLKLKWNAAVTSNIVDMPELLDEMKASGCQSLFIGFESINSKSIDSVHKVQNSVKKYEKLVDEIHKRGIMINASFVFGLDEDDSSVFKNTLEWIVENKIETVTSHILTPYPGTKLYSTLLEQNRIVDFNLSRYNTAHVVYKPKNMTAEELYEGYLWIYKEVYTFKNIIKRLPKSKKQWIPFLAFNLFYRKFGKLTELICDVVSFRNIGRFFRWLSYRIK; encoded by the coding sequence ATGAAGATTAAATTGATTCAACCAGCAATGTTACCAAGACCTATGGATACAAAATTAAAAACAAGAATGTCTCCTTCACTAGCTTTACTGACTATAGCAAATCTAACTCCTAAAGAGCATGAAGTTATTATTGAAAATGAAAATATTGAAAGAATAAACTTTGATGAGCCTGTAGATTTGGTATCAATAACTGTAACTGTTGATGTTATGAATAGAGCAGTGGAGATATCAAAGGAGTTTAGAAAACGTGGAGTAACTGTAATTGCAGGAGGTATACATATTACAGCAGATCCTGAGAGTGCTATTAATAGTTTTGATGCAATATCTGTAGGAATGGCGGAGAGCGTTTGGGAGAAAATCCTGGAGGATAAAGAAAATAATTCACTTAAGAAGATATATTACGACATGGAGAATATAACAGGAGCGGAAATAGTATCACCTAAATATGATATGATTGATGACAATAAATATTTATATACTAATATAATCAGCACAAGTAGAGGGTGCCCATTTCAATGCGATTTCTGCTATAATAGTTGCACAAATTCTCTTAAAACTTATATTAATAGACCGATAGACGATGTAATTAGAGATATTAATGCATTAAAAACAAGGCACATAATGTTTATTGATGATAATTTCATTGGAAATCCTAAATGGACAAAAGAATTATTAGAGAAAATAAAGCCTCTTAAACTAAAGTGGAATGCAGCGGTTACATCCAATATAGTGGACATGCCAGAATTGTTAGATGAAATGAAGGCTTCTGGTTGTCAAAGTTTGTTTATAGGATTTGAAAGTATAAATAGTAAGTCAATAGATAGTGTGCATAAGGTGCAAAATAGTGTGAAGAAATATGAGAAGCTTGTGGATGAAATTCATAAAAGAGGAATAATGATAAATGCAAGTTTCGTCTTTGGATTAGATGAAGATGATTCTTCTGTATTTAAGAATACATTAGAATGGATAGTTGAAAATAAGATCGAAACGGTAACCTCACATATTCTTACTCCATATCCAGGTACAAAGTTATACTCAACATTGTTAGAGCAAAATAGAATTGTAGACTTTAACTTATCCAGGTATAATACTGCACATGTGGTGTACAAACCTAAAAATATGACTGCAGAAGAATTGTATGAGGGCTATTTATGGATATATAAAGAGGTGTACACCTTTAAAAATATAATAAAAAGATTACCAAAATCTAAAAAGCAATGGATTCCTTTTCTAGCATTTAACTTATTTTATAGAAAGTTTGGAAAGCTTACAGAACTAATTTGTGATGTAGTTTCTTTTAGAAATATAGGAAGATTTTTTAGATGGTTATCTTATAGAATAAAGTAA
- a CDS encoding ABC transporter permease, with translation MISIAAATFKEALRKKILILVAAFTFVYLTLFGLITHFAVEDLTRTGTLNTVNALDVASNIVSFLGFYFSSMLVAFLTIMVSVGSISSEVESGVIHSIITRPIKRSSYVLGKYIGMGILAVLYGIFLFVAIISISTIFKLPIVNTIEPLNIIKGLLFFTLEPIAILSLSIFGSASFKTLSNGIFIISIYILGLIGGVMEVIGSMLQNQSLVNLGIISSLISPFDIIYRQMLSAMFEGISIRNPFMAVGGMTSTTPSIWMIIYILAYIPGLVLMAIRKFSLKDIS, from the coding sequence GTGATTTCAATCGCAGCAGCAACCTTCAAGGAAGCTTTAAGAAAAAAAATACTAATACTTGTAGCAGCCTTTACTTTTGTTTATCTTACTTTATTCGGGCTAATTACCCATTTTGCCGTAGAAGACCTTACCAGAACGGGGACATTAAACACAGTAAATGCTCTTGATGTAGCTTCAAATATAGTATCCTTTCTGGGTTTTTACTTTTCAAGCATGCTTGTAGCGTTTCTCACTATTATGGTTTCTGTAGGTTCAATCTCTTCTGAAGTTGAAAGCGGTGTGATACATTCCATAATAACCCGTCCAATTAAACGTTCTAGTTATGTACTTGGGAAATATATTGGGATGGGAATTCTGGCAGTATTATACGGGATTTTTCTCTTCGTAGCCATAATTTCAATCAGTACAATATTTAAGCTTCCCATAGTCAATACAATAGAACCTCTTAATATAATAAAGGGCCTTTTATTCTTTACGCTTGAACCCATAGCAATTCTATCCCTTTCTATTTTTGGAAGTGCTTCATTTAAAACATTAAGCAACGGAATATTTATTATTTCAATATATATTCTGGGTCTTATAGGTGGAGTAATGGAAGTAATCGGCTCAATGTTACAAAATCAAAGCCTTGTGAACTTAGGAATCATTTCAAGCTTAATTTCTCCTTTTGATATAATATACAGGCAAATGCTTTCAGCAATGTTCGAGGGCATTAGCATTAGGAATCCTTTTATGGCAGTAGGTGGAATGACAAGTACAACTCCAAGTATATGGATGATTATATATATACTTGCATATATTCCGGGATTAGTTCTTATGGCAATAAGAAAATTCAGCTTAAAAGATATTTCTTAA